One stretch of Paenibacillus sp. AN1007 DNA includes these proteins:
- a CDS encoding DinB family protein produces the protein MNERPTKEEYASFYEGYIQLVPEGNVIELLEQQGTQVNTAIRALTEEQGNFRYDAGKWSVKEVFGHLIDNERIMSGRLLRIARGDVTSLPGYDQDILMSSHPFESYTMIDLAEEYAAVRHSTALLLRRLSTEAWLRRGIVNDHPASTRSIACVITGHELHHLSVLRERYGIKL, from the coding sequence ATGAACGAAAGACCTACTAAAGAAGAATATGCTTCCTTCTACGAAGGATACATTCAGCTTGTTCCTGAAGGAAACGTAATTGAGCTGCTGGAACAGCAAGGTACACAGGTAAACACAGCGATTCGTGCTCTCACAGAAGAACAAGGAAATTTCCGTTATGATGCTGGCAAATGGAGTGTCAAAGAGGTTTTTGGCCATCTTATTGACAATGAACGCATTATGAGCGGGCGCTTGCTTCGGATCGCCAGGGGCGATGTCACATCTCTTCCGGGTTATGATCAGGACATTCTGATGAGTAGTCATCCGTTTGAATCCTATACCATGATTGATCTGGCGGAAGAATATGCAGCTGTAAGACATTCTACCGCACTTCTGCTTCGTCGTCTCAGCACCGAGGCCTGGTTGCGCAGAGGCATAGTTAACGATCATCCGGCTTCAACGCGTTCTATCGCGTGTGTGATAACCGGACACGAACTGCATCATCTGTCTGTACTGCGTGAACGTTACGGGATTAAGCTGTAA